In Gopherus evgoodei ecotype Sinaloan lineage chromosome 21, rGopEvg1_v1.p, whole genome shotgun sequence, a single window of DNA contains:
- the LOC115638216 gene encoding olfactory receptor 10A5-like, giving the protein MTWANQTVVTELILLGFSTLPQLQCLLFAIFLAAYVITLMGNILIILITTADPALHSPMYFFLRNLSCLEICFTSIIIPKLLANLLSANQTISFHGCILQMYFFFFFGSTECFLLAAMAYDHYVAICNPLRYTVVMNRRICIQLAVTSWVSGIPVGTVQMTWLFSFPFCGPTEINHFFCDSPPVLKLVCGDTYLFEMYAVTGTIVIVLFPFIFILVSYVCIITTILRIPSAEGRLKTFSTCSSHLMVVTLFYSTCGLTYFRPKSSCSPDTKKLLSLSYTVFTPMLNPSSTA; this is encoded by the coding sequence ATGACCTGGGCCAACCAGACTGTGGTCACTGAGTTAATTCTCCTAGGGTTCTCCACTCTCCCCCAGCTCCAGTGCCTGCTCTTTGCGATATTCCTGGCTGCTTACGTGATAACCCTAATGGGTAACATTCTCATCATCCTCATCACAACAGCGGATCCTGCTCTTCATAGCCCGATGTACTTCTTCCTTCGGAACTTGTCCTGCCTGGAGATCTGTTTCACCTCAATCATCATCCCTAAGCTGCTGGCGAACCTCCTGTCTGCCAATCAAACCATCTCCTTCCATGGCTGCATCTTGCAGatgtatttcttcttcttctttggcAGCACAGAGTGCTTCCTCCTGGCCGCCATGGCCTACGACCACTATGTGGCAATATGCAACCCCCTGCGCTATACAGTTGTCATGAATAGGAGGATTTGCATCCAGCTGGCAGTGACTTCATGGGTCTCAGGAATTCCTGTAGGAACAGTGCAGATGACTTGGCtgttcagtttccccttctgtggtcccactgaaatcaaccacttcttctgtgacagCCCCCCAGTGTTGAAACTGGTGTGTGGAGACACCTACCTATTTGAGATGTATGCTGTGACTGGCACCATTGTAATTGTATTGTTCCCCTTCATCTTCATCCTGGTCTCCTATGTCTGCATCATCACTACCATCCTGAGGATACCCTCAGCTGAAGGCAGACTCAagaccttctccacctgctcctctcacctcatggTGGTGACTCTGTTCTACAGCACATGTGGTTTGACCTATTTCCGACCTAAATCCAGCTGCTCCCCAGACACCAAgaagctgctctctctctcctacacAGTCTTCACACCCATGTTAaacccatcatctacagcctga